In one Deinococcus detaillensis genomic region, the following are encoded:
- the uraD gene encoding 2-oxo-4-hydroxy-4-carboxy-5-ureidoimidazoline decarboxylase: MIQITHSPTALSLAEINAMTPQAFADYFGGVLENSPQYAAAAAKARPFGGAEDIAQAFSAAVTADASAAQLSLIRAHPDLAGKAALAGEITPESASEQASAGLGNLSADEFAEFQRLNEAYHQKFGLPYVVCVRENTKASIFEGARSRLSNTPDQERAAALFEISRIARLRILDLVR, encoded by the coding sequence TTGATCCAGATCACCCACTCGCCCACCGCGCTCAGTTTGGCTGAGATCAATGCCATGACGCCCCAGGCCTTCGCCGATTATTTTGGCGGCGTGCTGGAGAACTCGCCTCAGTACGCTGCAGCAGCGGCCAAAGCACGGCCTTTCGGAGGTGCTGAGGACATCGCGCAGGCTTTCAGCGCCGCCGTGACAGCCGACGCTTCAGCCGCGCAGCTCTCGCTGATTCGTGCCCACCCCGATCTGGCCGGTAAAGCAGCACTAGCCGGAGAGATCACTCCCGAAAGCGCCAGCGAGCAAGCCTCAGCGGGCCTAGGCAACCTCAGCGCCGACGAATTTGCTGAGTTTCAGCGCCTTAATGAAGCGTATCACCAGAAGTTCGGCTTGCCTTACGTGGTGTGCGTGCGCGAAAACACCAAAGCCAGCATTTTTGAGGGCGCCCGAAGCCGTCTGAGCAACACCCCTGATCAAGAACGGGCCGCCGCCCTGTTTGAAATCAGCCGAATCGCCCGCCTGCGGATTTTAGACCTCGTCCGCTAA
- a CDS encoding MarR family winged helix-turn-helix transcriptional regulator, protein MTSTTAPAPSSDLPTTARLLERIREDWAQLRPELDPQPMLTVLLLDRLHSALSRRIEQTYFESDINASNWDLLLTLLRSAPPEGLTPSELSQLSAISGASITNRVARLLDKKLVERVVSAQDRRSAQIRLTPTGRALTEKLLTPHVENETQVLSVLSQEEQRTLERLALKLVSHLERQTAQE, encoded by the coding sequence ATGACATCAACCACTGCCCCAGCGCCTAGCAGCGATCTGCCTACCACCGCCCGGCTCCTTGAGAGGATTCGGGAAGATTGGGCGCAGCTTCGCCCCGAACTCGACCCTCAACCGATGCTGACGGTGCTGCTGCTTGACCGCCTGCACAGTGCGCTATCGCGCCGCATCGAGCAGACGTATTTCGAATCGGACATCAACGCTTCCAACTGGGATCTGCTGCTGACTTTGCTGCGCTCGGCACCGCCAGAAGGCCTGACGCCCAGTGAGCTCAGCCAACTCAGCGCCATTTCGGGGGCTTCGATCACCAATAGGGTGGCGCGGCTGCTCGACAAAAAGTTGGTGGAGCGGGTGGTGAGTGCGCAAGACCGCCGCTCGGCCCAGATTCGGTTGACGCCCACAGGCCGGGCGCTGACCGAGAAGCTACTGACGCCGCATGTCGAGAATGAAACGCAGGTGCTGAGCGTCCTCAGCCAAGAAGAGCAGCGCACCTTGGAGCGCCTAGCCCTCAAATTGGTCAGCCATTTGGAGCGCCAAACCGCTCAGGAGTAA
- a CDS encoding TetR/AcrR family transcriptional regulator, with protein MPDERAPSERREQIYQAAAHLFSDVGYRATSMRDIASALNIKAGSLYAHISSKEELLWEIVTRMADEFDEALQPAVSRRGSAADKLTLALEAYVVVVTRNLGFAKVLFTEWRHLPPERQTLITVRRDKVERLFREILIEGVAAGEFVPGLDVRLTAVLALSGANWLPNWYKVGGPLSPQDVADQFVALLLGGIRRSEHRPER; from the coding sequence GTGCCTGATGAACGTGCGCCCTCCGAACGGCGCGAGCAAATTTACCAAGCGGCGGCGCACCTTTTTTCGGACGTGGGCTACCGCGCCACCTCGATGCGCGACATTGCCAGCGCCCTGAACATCAAAGCGGGCAGCTTATACGCCCATATCAGCAGCAAGGAAGAGCTGCTGTGGGAAATCGTGACCCGCATGGCCGACGAGTTTGACGAAGCGCTCCAGCCTGCCGTGAGCCGCCGAGGATCAGCCGCCGACAAACTGACTTTGGCGCTCGAAGCTTACGTGGTTGTCGTCACGCGCAATCTGGGCTTTGCCAAAGTGCTGTTTACTGAGTGGCGGCACCTGCCCCCCGAGCGCCAAACGCTCATCACCGTGCGGCGCGACAAAGTAGAGCGTTTGTTCCGCGAAATTCTGATCGAAGGAGTGGCGGCGGGCGAATTCGTGCCGGGACTCGACGTGCGCTTAACGGCGGTGCTGGCTTTGTCGGGAGCCAACTGGCTGCCCAACTGGTACAAAGTCGGCGGCCCGCTCAGCCCCCAAGACGTGGCCGATCAGTTCGTGGCGCTGCTGCTCGGCGGCATTCGGCGCTCAGAGCACCGTCCAGAGCGCTGA
- a CDS encoding LacI family DNA-binding transcriptional regulator has product MTKPSVLDVARSAGVGASTVSRVLNNHPHISESAKARVLAAVEELGYTPNLSARSLRSGQTGAISVLLPMTGTAFYETLLSAVQAGLEVHDYDLALFPLLGERRFRRFRESGALLYHADALLIVSQSPDQLYAGRLPFNKPVVLLDAHHPHHHSISFDNPAAGRMAAELALSRRLPLVLLDVAEGPGDWPSPAFLERRGGVLETLSRRGVTPIQTLHAHTSPNYGREAAQQLIASGIRPPFFLLALSDDLALGASRQLLEAGWQAGRDYLLLGFDGSLEAAQAGMSSVAQPVSQMGGAAAETLLAALGGGLSTLTQRVFAPSLQERASTAASLVLGSR; this is encoded by the coding sequence ATGACCAAACCCAGCGTTTTGGATGTGGCCCGCAGCGCTGGAGTGGGCGCGAGTACCGTTTCACGGGTGCTGAACAACCACCCTCATATTTCCGAAAGTGCCAAAGCGCGGGTGCTGGCCGCCGTGGAAGAACTGGGCTACACGCCCAATCTCAGCGCCCGCAGCTTAAGAAGTGGTCAGACTGGAGCCATCTCGGTGCTGTTGCCGATGACCGGCACGGCCTTTTATGAGACTTTGCTGAGTGCGGTGCAGGCGGGCCTGGAAGTACACGACTACGACTTGGCACTGTTTCCGCTGTTGGGCGAGCGGCGTTTTCGGCGCTTTCGGGAATCGGGGGCGCTGCTCTACCACGCCGACGCCCTCTTGATCGTTTCGCAGAGTCCTGATCAGTTGTACGCGGGGCGGCTTCCTTTCAACAAACCAGTCGTGCTGCTCGACGCCCACCACCCGCATCACCACAGCATTTCCTTTGACAATCCGGCGGCGGGACGGATGGCCGCCGAGCTGGCGCTGAGCCGCCGCTTACCGCTGGTGCTGCTGGACGTGGCCGAGGGGCCGGGAGACTGGCCCTCTCCTGCCTTTTTGGAGCGGCGCGGCGGCGTCTTGGAAACGCTAAGCCGCCGGGGCGTCACTCCCATTCAGACGCTGCACGCCCACACCTCACCGAACTACGGGCGTGAGGCGGCCCAGCAATTGATCGCCAGCGGGATCAGGCCGCCGTTTTTTCTGCTGGCCCTCAGTGACGATCTGGCGCTGGGCGCGTCTCGGCAGCTTTTGGAAGCGGGCTGGCAGGCCGGGCGCGATTATTTGTTGCTGGGTTTTGACGGCAGCTTGGAAGCCGCGCAGGCCGGAATGAGCAGCGTTGCTCAGCCGGTCAGTCAGATGGGTGGGGCCGCTGCCGAAACCCTGCTGGCCGCGCTTGGTGGCGGGCTGAGTACCCTCACGCAGCGGGTCTTTGCGCCCAGTTTGCAGGAGCGGGCCAGCACCGCAGCCAGCCTCGTACTGGGGAGCCGCTGA
- a CDS encoding ABC transporter permease subunit, giving the protein MIAIGILTVVMGGAALGAWLLSGAVAGIWPKAPPYLILVLFVPLLIALMLGALRMFRWMQSWYYIVPALVFLLAFTAVPIVLTVNYAFTNKSGVNSGAGDTALKTPVTLSTDRKTITFSGALPAGKVNLPTFLQCTEPTCTGESIVLYDEEGSVPVYYKIASISPPGAGPTSVTLLSSVAPSFIVTDATRLNRIRNVGLENFRQIFARASVELVPVFIWTITFAFLTVIINAVAGLILGILLYNPRLKGRNFYRTLLFLPWAIPAVITVQMWVALFNQQFGVVNKALGLLGFAAVPWLGDPLWAKVSVLVVNLWLGFPYMMTATISALATISDDLYEAASIDGASRWQQITGITLPLLRNSFTPILLSGFAFNFNNFGIIYLLTQGGPPVAGRTSTAGATDILLSWGYNTAFGASGGQNYSLASAIALIIFVLTLGISLINFKAAGVFEEARK; this is encoded by the coding sequence ATGATCGCCATTGGCATCCTGACGGTGGTGATGGGCGGCGCGGCGCTAGGAGCGTGGCTGCTGTCCGGCGCGGTGGCGGGCATTTGGCCCAAAGCGCCGCCGTACCTGATCTTGGTGCTGTTCGTGCCGCTCTTGATCGCACTGATGCTGGGCGCACTGCGGATGTTTCGGTGGATGCAAAGCTGGTACTACATCGTTCCGGCGCTGGTGTTTTTGCTGGCCTTCACCGCTGTGCCCATCGTACTGACGGTCAACTACGCCTTTACCAATAAAAGCGGCGTCAACAGCGGCGCGGGTGACACGGCTCTCAAAACGCCGGTGACGCTCTCCACCGACCGCAAAACCATCACCTTTTCCGGCGCTCTGCCTGCGGGAAAAGTCAATCTGCCGACCTTTTTGCAGTGCACCGAACCGACTTGCACCGGTGAAAGCATCGTGCTGTACGACGAGGAAGGCTCAGTGCCGGTGTATTACAAAATTGCCAGCATCAGCCCTCCCGGTGCTGGCCCGACCAGCGTGACGCTGCTCAGTTCGGTGGCTCCCAGCTTTATCGTCACCGACGCCACCCGCCTCAACCGGATTCGCAACGTGGGCCTGGAGAACTTCCGCCAGATCTTTGCGCGGGCCAGCGTCGAACTCGTTCCGGTGTTTATCTGGACCATCACCTTTGCTTTCCTGACCGTCATTATCAACGCGGTGGCGGGCCTGATCTTGGGGATTTTGCTGTACAACCCGCGCCTGAAGGGACGCAACTTCTACCGCACGCTGCTGTTTTTGCCGTGGGCGATTCCCGCCGTGATTACCGTGCAGATGTGGGTGGCGCTGTTCAATCAGCAGTTCGGGGTGGTCAATAAAGCGCTGGGGCTGCTGGGCTTTGCCGCCGTGCCTTGGCTGGGCGACCCGCTGTGGGCCAAAGTCTCGGTGCTGGTGGTCAATTTGTGGCTGGGCTTTCCCTACATGATGACGGCCACCATCAGCGCTCTGGCGACCATCAGCGATGACCTCTACGAAGCCGCCAGCATCGACGGGGCAAGCCGCTGGCAACAGATCACCGGCATCACGTTGCCGCTCCTGAGAAACAGCTTCACGCCGATTTTGCTCTCGGGCTTCGCCTTCAACTTCAACAATTTCGGGATTATTTATCTGCTCACCCAAGGCGGGCCGCCTGTCGCGGGGCGAACGAGTACGGCGGGGGCCACCGACATCTTGCTGTCATGGGGCTACAACACCGCCTTCGGTGCCAGCGGCGGGCAAAATTACTCGCTGGCCAGCGCCATCGCCCTGATTATCTTTGTTTTGACACTGGGGATTAGCCTCATCAACTTCAAAGCCGCTGGCGTATTCGAGGAGGCCCGCAAATGA
- a CDS encoding sugar ABC transporter permease produces the protein MTAAPQPNKEQPTHDIDGHDTAFVYVHREPGPLRRAAPWVLLAVIVAAFIALGYYLAKDMAGRPASFTIYKIGNGWLYFLGFLVVASGVLALTSFIGQRIGIQRTGRKIKYGDVLGVQLTHLFLMLVVLIAIYPLFYVVLAAFDPKNSLYAFPNFDAPTVLGKSGILPSFKGLNTENFAKLFDGVQIPAWELVLAALAGAAIAVLIFTAVVRRIRGLSESGTTPTQSWAARILVVSLIVLVLFIGPAQFTGAGTESKFLLSVRNTLLVSGVTGALAILLSTTAGYAMARLRFPGRFQTLLFFIFVQMFPVFLGLVAVYALMYGLGLLNSFTGLILAYSGGAIAFNTWIYKGYVESLPESLEEAAMVDGATRWGAFTRVVLPLSGSMLVFIFLNQFIGTYAEFILANVLLTGVEQWTIGLLLKNFTSGQFNTKWGIFAAAATLGSLPIVALFYGFQGYFVGGTTAGGVKE, from the coding sequence ATGACCGCCGCTCCCCAGCCCAACAAAGAACAGCCCACCCACGACATCGACGGACACGACACTGCGTTTGTCTATGTTCACCGCGAACCCGGCCCCCTGCGCCGCGCCGCGCCTTGGGTCTTGCTGGCCGTGATCGTGGCCGCCTTCATCGCGCTGGGCTACTACTTGGCCAAAGATATGGCGGGCCGTCCAGCCAGCTTCACCATCTACAAAATCGGCAACGGCTGGCTGTATTTTCTCGGCTTTTTGGTGGTGGCCTCCGGCGTGCTGGCGCTGACCAGTTTCATCGGGCAGCGCATCGGCATTCAGCGCACGGGGAGAAAGATCAAATACGGCGACGTACTGGGTGTGCAACTCACCCATTTGTTCCTGATGCTGGTGGTGCTGATCGCCATTTACCCGCTGTTTTATGTGGTGCTGGCGGCGTTCGATCCCAAAAACAGCCTCTACGCCTTTCCCAATTTCGATGCGCCGACGGTGCTGGGCAAGTCCGGTATTTTGCCGAGCTTCAAGGGCCTCAATACCGAAAACTTCGCCAAACTCTTTGACGGTGTGCAGATTCCGGCGTGGGAACTGGTGCTGGCGGCTTTGGCGGGCGCGGCCATCGCGGTGCTGATTTTCACAGCGGTGGTGCGGCGCATTCGCGGCCTGAGCGAAAGCGGCACCACGCCGACCCAAAGCTGGGCGGCGCGGATTTTGGTGGTTTCGCTGATTGTCTTGGTGCTGTTTATCGGGCCAGCCCAGTTTACCGGCGCAGGCACCGAGTCTAAGTTCTTGCTGTCGGTTAGAAACACCTTGCTGGTGTCGGGCGTCACCGGGGCGCTGGCGATTTTGCTGTCCACCACCGCCGGATACGCCATGGCCCGGCTGCGCTTTCCAGGCCGCTTCCAGACGCTGCTGTTCTTTATTTTCGTGCAGATGTTTCCGGTGTTCCTCGGCCTGGTGGCGGTTTACGCTCTGATGTACGGCCTGGGCCTGCTCAACTCGTTCACCGGCCTGATTCTGGCTTACTCCGGCGGCGCAATCGCCTTCAACACCTGGATTTACAAAGGCTACGTGGAGTCGCTGCCCGAGAGCCTGGAAGAAGCCGCCATGGTGGACGGCGCGACCCGCTGGGGGGCGTTTACGCGGGTGGTGCTGCCGCTGTCGGGATCGATGCTGGTGTTTATTTTTCTCAATCAATTTATCGGCACGTACGCCGAGTTCATCTTGGCCAACGTGCTGCTGACCGGCGTGGAGCAGTGGACGATTGGCCTGCTGCTCAAGAATTTTACTTCGGGGCAGTTCAATACCAAATGGGGTATCTTCGCCGCCGCTGCGACGCTGGGTTCGTTGCCGATCGTGGCGCTGTTTTACGGCTTTCAAGGCTACTTCGTGGGCGGCACGACGGCGGGGGGCGTCAAGGAATAA
- a CDS encoding aldose epimerase family protein, which translates to MTSQKTQPPAWQQTAWGQLPSAQPVSLYSLQNEFMQVWISNYGGRLVRVRIPDRQGHWGDVVLGHEELGPYLNHPQVTYYGALIGRFANRIKAGKFELDTQLYQIATNDDPNALHGGPNGFHTQVWTAEISGNRLKLSHVSPDGAEGFPGQLRVSATYTLSGHTLRLEWRAETDKATVLNLTHHPFWSLTGGADDVLDHELSVNADQFTPVSADAIPTGELVSVTGTPFDFRTPRRIGERIEQPDPQLEFVGGYDHNFVLNGEAGSLRHAATLHDPSSGRRLEVRTTEPGLQVYSGNFTDGSFVGFGNQPYGKRSSVCLEPQHFPDSPNQPSFPSTVQRPGEVFESVTEYQFSAE; encoded by the coding sequence GTGACCAGCCAAAAGACTCAGCCGCCAGCTTGGCAACAAACCGCTTGGGGCCAGCTTCCCAGCGCTCAGCCCGTTTCCCTCTACAGCCTGCAAAACGAGTTCATGCAGGTGTGGATCAGCAATTACGGCGGACGCTTGGTGAGGGTGCGAATTCCTGACCGACAAGGCCATTGGGGCGACGTGGTCTTGGGCCATGAGGAGTTAGGGCCATACCTCAACCACCCGCAGGTCACCTACTACGGAGCGCTGATCGGGCGCTTCGCCAACCGCATCAAGGCCGGGAAATTTGAGTTGGACACTCAGCTCTACCAAATCGCCACCAACGACGACCCTAACGCCCTGCACGGCGGCCCCAACGGATTCCATACCCAAGTCTGGACAGCTGAGATCAGCGGCAACCGCTTGAAGTTGAGCCATGTCAGTCCGGACGGCGCGGAAGGCTTTCCCGGCCAGCTCAGGGTCAGCGCGACTTATACCCTCAGCGGCCACACCCTGCGCTTGGAGTGGCGTGCCGAGACGGACAAAGCCACCGTCCTCAACCTGACCCACCACCCGTTTTGGAGCTTGACCGGCGGCGCAGACGACGTGCTCGACCACGAACTGAGTGTCAACGCCGATCAGTTCACGCCCGTGAGTGCCGACGCCATTCCGACGGGCGAGCTGGTGAGCGTAACCGGCACGCCGTTTGACTTCCGTACTCCGCGCCGAATCGGTGAGCGGATTGAGCAGCCCGACCCTCAGCTTGAGTTCGTGGGCGGCTACGATCACAATTTCGTGCTGAACGGAGAAGCTGGAAGTTTGCGACATGCAGCTACATTGCACGACCCAAGCAGCGGCAGAAGACTAGAGGTGCGAACCACCGAACCCGGCCTGCAAGTCTATTCCGGCAACTTCACCGACGGCTCGTTCGTGGGCTTTGGCAACCAGCCTTACGGGAAGCGCTCCTCGGTTTGTTTGGAGCCCCAGCATTTTCCCGATTCGCCCAACCAACCGAGCTTTCCGAGTACGGTGCAGCGGCCCGGCGAGGTGTTCGAGTCGGTCACGGAGTACCAGTTCTCGGCAGAATAA
- a CDS encoding alpha-N-arabinofuranosidase, which yields MTNRATATVFLNTERRIGEISPLIFGGLAEHMGRCIYEGIYDPASPLADKRGFRSDVLRALKDINYRILRYPGGNFVSGHRWQDGTGPRSKRPRRRDLAWRSVETNQFGLHEFMEFAQELGALPMWAVNLGTGTIQDAADLVEYLNLPVGTSFSDLRAENGQKKPYGVQYFCLGNEMDGPWQLGHMDAVAYADKAREAAKLMKLMDPEIKLVACGSSNTDMATYPEWDRTVLERMGDEIDYFSMHAYAGNRTDDTDSFLASSLHFEDHANTIAAAIRLAKAKNRSKHDVYLSWDEWNVWYKTEGDNGNWQEAPHLIEEVFNLEDALVVAQWLSTFLRKADIIKIACIAQIVNVIAPIMTKKDALFKQTTFYPLMLFSNHAAGHSLDLLVQAPVHDTKMYGGAAQLDASASFDTETGRGALFLVNRSQTQSLDVTLKWEDVAPEGFTQGWQMSGHDPKAHNSFEQPDEVTAHEIELPALDGPQTTLSLPPLSFTVLLSRHAPA from the coding sequence TTGACCAACCGTGCCACCGCCACCGTTTTTCTCAATACTGAGCGCCGCATTGGCGAGATTTCTCCGCTGATTTTCGGGGGCCTCGCCGAACACATGGGCCGCTGCATCTACGAGGGCATTTATGACCCGGCCTCGCCGCTGGCCGATAAACGCGGCTTTCGGAGCGACGTTTTGAGGGCGCTCAAGGACATCAATTACCGGATTTTGCGCTATCCGGGTGGCAATTTTGTTTCGGGCCACCGCTGGCAAGACGGCACCGGGCCGCGTTCCAAAAGGCCGCGCCGCCGCGACTTGGCCTGGCGCTCGGTGGAAACCAACCAGTTTGGCCTGCACGAATTCATGGAATTTGCACAGGAACTCGGTGCGCTGCCGATGTGGGCGGTCAACCTCGGCACCGGCACCATTCAGGACGCCGCCGATCTGGTGGAATACCTGAATTTACCGGTAGGAACGAGCTTCAGCGACCTACGTGCCGAGAACGGCCAAAAGAAACCGTACGGCGTCCAGTATTTCTGCCTCGGCAACGAGATGGACGGCCCTTGGCAGCTCGGCCATATGGACGCGGTGGCCTACGCCGATAAAGCCCGGGAAGCGGCCAAGCTGATGAAGTTGATGGATCCCGAGATCAAATTGGTCGCTTGCGGCTCATCCAACACCGATATGGCGACTTATCCCGAGTGGGACAGAACCGTGCTGGAGCGGATGGGCGATGAGATCGACTATTTTTCGATGCATGCTTATGCGGGCAACCGCACAGATGACACCGATTCGTTTCTGGCCAGCAGCCTGCACTTTGAAGACCACGCCAACACCATTGCGGCGGCCATTCGCCTCGCCAAAGCCAAGAACCGTTCCAAACACGACGTTTATCTTTCCTGGGACGAGTGGAATGTTTGGTACAAGACCGAGGGCGATAACGGCAACTGGCAAGAAGCGCCGCACCTGATCGAAGAAGTGTTCAACTTGGAAGACGCTTTGGTGGTGGCGCAGTGGCTCAGTACTTTCTTGCGCAAGGCCGACATCATTAAAATCGCCTGTATCGCCCAAATTGTCAATGTGATCGCGCCGATCATGACCAAAAAAGACGCGCTGTTCAAACAAACCACTTTCTATCCGCTGATGCTGTTTAGCAATCACGCGGCGGGTCACTCGCTCGACTTGCTGGTGCAGGCTCCTGTTCACGACACCAAAATGTACGGCGGCGCGGCGCAACTCGACGCTTCGGCCAGCTTCGATACCGAAACGGGTCGAGGAGCGCTGTTTTTGGTCAACCGCTCGCAGACCCAGAGCCTCGACGTGACGCTCAAATGGGAAGATGTGGCTCCTGAGGGCTTCACGCAAGGCTGGCAGATGAGCGGACACGATCCCAAAGCGCACAACAGCTTCGAGCAGCCTGACGAAGTGACAGCCCACGAAATCGAATTGCCCGCGCTGGACGGCCCACAAACCACACTGAGCTTGCCGCCGCTATCATTCACGGTGCTGCTTTCGCGTCACGCGCCCGCTTGA